One Candidatus Omnitrophota bacterium genomic window, CGATCGAAGAAGATATTTTTTGACGATACGGAAAGGGGAATGGCGAAGGCTGCCTTCACATTCTTGGGCATAAGCGAACATTTGAGAGCGGCAAAACCCGCTGTGTACATTATCCTGTTGTCTATTCTCATGTCTGCTGCCCTTGAAACCATAGAGCCCACGGCTATGCCCAGATCTATTCCGGTGTAGGCGCAGAGGCCTTTGTGTGCTTTGCAGGAGC contains:
- a CDS encoding ferredoxin, with protein sequence SCKAHKGLCAYTGIDLGIAVGSMVSRAADMRIDNRIMYTAGFAALKCSLMPKNVKAAFAIPLSVSSKNIFFDR